One genomic region from Chloroherpetonaceae bacterium encodes:
- a CDS encoding ATP-grasp domain-containing protein, which produces MSTQPFTVLCLASYEKGQEFMRECKRQGARVFLLTSQSIAGADWPRESLDDIFLIPDKDKEWNRQDVIYGVSYMARNHRIDRIVPLDDFDVETGAALREHLRIGGMGDTTARYFRDKLAMRVRAKEAAIAVPDFVHVLHYDALREFMKRVPGPWLVKPRMQASALGIKKIHHEEELWRHLDHLGDKQSFYLMERFVEGDVYHVDSVISERAVVFACASKYGKPPMHVAHQGDVFTTKTLSPTSAEAKAVLKANKTVLQTLGLVRGVSHTEFIMGKDGTVYFLETSARVGGANIAELVEAATGVNLWREWAKIECEQGEKSYMPPIAEKNTAALLISLAKQEHPDMSAYNDPEVWWKMNRKHHAGLIVTSPKASRVDELLESYLQRFYNDFFTTAPLPDKATN; this is translated from the coding sequence ATGAGCACACAGCCATTCACCGTTCTTTGCCTTGCTAGTTATGAAAAGGGTCAAGAATTCATGCGCGAATGCAAGCGGCAAGGCGCGCGCGTTTTTCTATTAACTTCCCAAAGCATTGCCGGCGCTGATTGGCCACGTGAAAGTTTGGATGATATTTTTTTGATTCCCGATAAAGATAAAGAGTGGAACAGGCAAGATGTAATTTACGGGGTCAGTTATATGGCACGCAATCACCGCATTGATCGCATTGTCCCGCTTGATGATTTTGATGTAGAAACTGGCGCTGCGCTAAGGGAGCATTTGCGAATTGGAGGAATGGGCGATACTACCGCGCGATATTTCCGCGATAAACTTGCAATGCGTGTTCGCGCAAAAGAAGCTGCGATAGCGGTGCCCGATTTTGTTCATGTGCTTCATTACGATGCCCTTCGCGAATTTATGAAGCGCGTTCCGGGTCCTTGGTTAGTAAAACCAAGAATGCAAGCTTCAGCGCTTGGAATAAAAAAAATTCATCATGAGGAAGAGCTTTGGCGTCACTTAGACCACTTGGGTGATAAACAATCATTTTATTTGATGGAGCGATTTGTGGAAGGGGATGTTTATCATGTCGATTCAGTCATATCGGAGCGGGCCGTGGTTTTTGCGTGTGCTAGCAAATATGGCAAACCGCCAATGCATGTGGCGCATCAAGGCGATGTATTTACCACCAAAACGCTTTCTCCAACTTCGGCGGAGGCAAAAGCTGTATTGAAAGCCAATAAGACTGTCTTGCAAACGCTTGGGCTGGTGCGAGGGGTTTCTCATACTGAGTTTATTATGGGGAAGGACGGCACGGTTTATTTTCTTGAAACCTCAGCGCGGGTTGGCGGGGCGAATATTGCCGAACTTGTTGAAGCCGCTACGGGCGTGAACCTTTGGCGTGAATGGGCAAAGATAGAATGCGAACAAGGAGAAAAAAGCTATATGCCACCAATAGCAGAAAAAAATACTGCCGCACTATTAATTTCGCTCGCAAAGCAAGAGCATCCGGATATGAGTGCCTACAATGATCCCGAAGTTTGGTGGAAAATGAATCGGAAGCATCATGCCGGGCTTATTGTGACATCCCCAAAAGCCTCGCGGGTAGATGAACTATTAGAGAGCTACTTGCAGCGGTTTTACAATGACTTTTTCACGACAGCGCCATTGCCGGATAAGGCGACGAATTGA
- the recR gene encoding recombination mediator RecR — protein MNRYSSQAIENLIEELSQLPGIGKKTAQRLALHLLRDSPENVKRLATAITEAKEKVIYCSVCCNMTDRHQDPCPVCMSPKRNRTVICVVESPADVIAFEKTNQYTGLYHVLHGVISPLDGIGPNELKVKELLARFSNPESPIISEIVLALSPTVEGETTVLYLSKLLKPLGVRVSRIARGIPIGSELEFIDEATLTRALEGRAEV, from the coding sequence ATGAACCGCTATTCTTCCCAAGCCATTGAAAATCTCATCGAAGAATTATCGCAATTACCCGGAATTGGGAAAAAAACCGCTCAAAGGCTTGCGCTTCATCTTCTGCGCGATTCCCCTGAAAATGTTAAGCGTTTAGCAACTGCCATTACCGAAGCCAAAGAAAAAGTGATTTACTGCAGCGTTTGCTGTAACATGACCGATCGGCATCAAGACCCTTGTCCGGTTTGCATGAGCCCCAAACGAAATCGCACCGTCATCTGCGTGGTTGAGTCTCCTGCCGATGTCATCGCATTTGAAAAAACCAATCAATACACCGGGCTTTATCATGTTTTACACGGCGTGATTTCCCCTCTTGACGGCATCGGGCCTAACGAATTGAAGGTCAAGGAATTGCTAGCACGATTTTCGAATCCTGAGTCCCCCATTATTTCTGAAATCGTCTTGGCATTAAGCCCCACGGTTGAAGGAGAAACAACGGTTTTATATCTCTCGAAGCTGCTCAAGCCCTTAGGCGTTAGAGTCTCGCGTATCGCCCGTGGGATTCCGATTGGAAGTGAATTAGAGTTTATCGATGAAGCCACGCTCACCCGAGCTCTTGAAGGGAGAGCGGAAGTTTAA
- a CDS encoding ABC-F family ATP-binding cassette domain-containing protein — protein MNVLTVENLKKTFGLRELFKSVSFGMDERDKVGVIGANGCGKSTLLKIIAGEEQADAGRVTTPNGKTVIYLPQDPPFNPESTVLEAVLEAKNETLKLILDYEKTCIELDRNPTDEVIERLTTLSHKIDEKNAWGIEALAKSSLAKLGITALEAKMKTLSGGQRKRVALAHALVAPADLLILDEPTNHLDAESTDWLEEYLRSLSGAILLVTHDRYFLDRVANKIIELDRGNLQTFYGGYAYYLEKKAEEEERRAIEGHKLGQLRKQELAWLKKGAKARTTKQKARIDRAEALLNTPEEKAKEKMEIALTMNRLGKKTLEFIGVSKSFGDKTILKDFTYPMESRDRIGIIGSNGSGKSTLLEMIAGRQKPDKGEIQRGETVVLGYYDQESRELNPAQRVIDYIKETAEHIKTANGGTISAGQMLEKFLFSPEAQYSPIAKLSGGEKRRLYLLKILMSAPNVLLLDEPTNDLDIPTLEVLEDYLDTFAGCLIVVSHDRYFLDRTVQHLFRFEPDATLRHFSGGYSDFLAERKEEEDAAKSAESKKKTQPEPTPKAVPAAATSDSRKLSSKERKELEKLEAAIAKAEARKEEIGNLLSKLGSDYEKAKPLYDELETLTKRLENDMARWSELAEWA, from the coding sequence ATGAATGTCTTAACCGTCGAAAACCTCAAAAAAACCTTCGGGCTTCGTGAACTCTTCAAAAGCGTTTCGTTCGGGATGGACGAGCGCGATAAAGTGGGTGTCATCGGCGCCAATGGTTGCGGCAAATCAACCCTGCTTAAAATCATTGCCGGTGAAGAACAAGCCGACGCCGGCCGAGTGACCACACCAAACGGCAAAACCGTGATCTATTTGCCGCAAGACCCGCCCTTCAACCCCGAATCCACAGTGCTTGAAGCCGTGCTTGAAGCGAAAAACGAAACGCTGAAACTTATTCTTGATTACGAAAAAACCTGCATCGAGCTGGACCGAAACCCGACCGATGAAGTCATCGAACGGCTCACCACGCTCTCGCACAAAATCGATGAAAAAAATGCGTGGGGCATCGAAGCCCTTGCGAAATCCTCGCTTGCCAAGCTTGGCATCACTGCGCTTGAGGCAAAAATGAAAACGCTCTCCGGCGGTCAGCGCAAACGCGTGGCTTTGGCGCATGCCCTCGTCGCCCCGGCCGATTTGCTCATCTTGGATGAACCCACCAACCATCTCGATGCCGAAAGCACCGATTGGCTCGAAGAGTATCTCCGAAGCCTCAGCGGCGCCATCTTGCTTGTCACGCACGACCGTTATTTTCTCGACCGCGTTGCCAATAAAATCATCGAACTCGACCGCGGCAACTTGCAAACCTTTTACGGCGGCTATGCTTACTACCTCGAAAAGAAGGCCGAGGAAGAAGAGCGGCGGGCGATTGAGGGCCATAAACTTGGGCAGCTTCGCAAGCAAGAACTCGCGTGGCTGAAAAAGGGCGCAAAAGCCCGCACCACCAAGCAGAAAGCGCGAATCGACCGCGCCGAAGCCTTGCTTAATACGCCTGAAGAAAAAGCCAAAGAGAAAATGGAAATCGCGCTCACAATGAATCGCTTGGGGAAGAAAACCCTTGAATTCATTGGGGTTTCAAAATCATTTGGAGATAAAACAATTCTGAAAGACTTCACCTACCCAATGGAATCGCGCGATCGTATCGGCATCATTGGCTCCAATGGCAGCGGGAAATCGACGCTGCTTGAAATGATTGCAGGGCGGCAGAAGCCCGATAAAGGCGAAATTCAACGCGGCGAAACTGTGGTGCTCGGCTACTACGATCAGGAAAGCCGCGAACTAAACCCCGCGCAGCGCGTGATTGATTACATCAAAGAAACCGCCGAGCATATCAAAACCGCTAACGGCGGAACCATCTCTGCCGGGCAAATGCTTGAGAAATTTCTCTTTTCTCCCGAAGCACAATATTCACCGATTGCAAAGCTTTCGGGCGGTGAAAAACGGCGGCTGTATTTGCTGAAGATCTTGATGTCGGCCCCGAATGTGCTTTTGCTCGATGAGCCTACCAACGACTTGGATATTCCCACGCTTGAAGTGCTCGAAGATTATCTCGATACCTTCGCGGGATGCCTCATTGTCGTTAGTCACGACCGTTACTTCCTCGACCGCACCGTGCAGCATCTTTTTCGCTTTGAGCCCGATGCGACGCTTCGGCATTTCAGCGGCGGCTACTCCGACTTTTTGGCAGAGCGTAAAGAAGAAGAAGACGCGGCAAAGTCGGCAGAAAGTAAGAAGAAAACCCAACCGGAGCCCACGCCCAAAGCGGTGCCGGCGGCGGCGACAAGCGACTCGCGCAAACTGAGCAGCAAGGAGCGAAAAGAACTTGAAAAACTCGAAGCCGCAATAGCAAAAGCCGAGGCAAGAAAAGAGGAGATTGGGAATTTGCTTTCAAAGCTTGGGTCGGATTATGAAAAGGCAAAACCGCTTTATGATGAATTGGAAACGCTTACCAAGCGGCTAGAAAACGATATGGCACGGTGGTCAGAACTCGCCGAGTGGGCATAG
- a CDS encoding T9SS type A sorting domain-containing protein has protein sequence MSAIAISGSDVYVGGGFRFAGGKTNADFIARWNGTSWNALGTGLNNTVFAIAVSSNDVYVGGGFTDAGGNPNADYVARWDGKSWSALGMGLNGGQVYALAVSGSDVYVGGEFSDSGGDSSICWIARWDGTNWNSLGTGLNNTAWAIAISDSNVYVGGTFWNAGGNPNADNIARWDGTSWNSLGTGLNSFVFAITLSGNDVYAGGEFTDAGGNPNADGVARWNGNNWNALGTGVNSGTVYTITVNGNNVYVGGNFRHAGELLDANGIAMWDGTSWKEFGIGWTSGLVRAITFNGSDVYVGGIFGDVGEIIGESHFAKWDGKNWNALGTGTGLNGSISDIAVSGSNIYVSGSFFRAGGNPNAVGIARWDGTNWNALGTGLNNSVNAIAVNGSDVYVGGWFTDAGGIVAADYIARWNGTSWNALGTGLNNTVFAIAVSSNDVYVGGNFTDAGGNANADRIARWDGTNWNALGIGLNWSVYAIAASGSNVYVGGEFTNAGGNANADRIARWDGASWNSLGTGIGGNGSVKAIVISGSNVYIGGGFSDVGGNASADCIARWDGTSWNALGTGLNGTVEEIATSGGDIYVGGGFMNAGGVAAADYFALWNGTSWDALGTGVNSNVSAIVVSGSDVFVGGGFTSAGGVSASRFARWRQSPLSVSETKQKVSTYALEQNYPNPFNPTTQIAYQLLQSGVVQLDVFDMLGRKVATLLNQRQEAGRYEVPFNASSLSSGVYFYRLQSGSFVKTMKMTLVK, from the coding sequence GTGAGTGCAATTGCAATTAGTGGCAGTGATGTCTATGTGGGCGGTGGATTCAGATTTGCAGGAGGGAAAACAAATGCGGATTTTATTGCACGGTGGAACGGGACAAGTTGGAATGCCTTGGGTACGGGGCTGAATAATACCGTTTTTGCCATCGCGGTTAGTAGCAACGATGTCTATGTGGGCGGCGGGTTCACTGACGCGGGAGGGAATCCTAATGCAGATTATGTTGCACGGTGGGACGGGAAAAGTTGGAGTGCACTAGGTATGGGTTTGAATGGTGGTCAGGTTTATGCCTTAGCGGTTAGCGGCAGTGATGTTTATGTAGGTGGTGAGTTCAGTGACTCGGGTGGGGATTCCAGTATATGTTGGATAGCAAGGTGGGATGGTACTAATTGGAATTCTCTTGGCACAGGGCTGAATAACACGGCTTGGGCCATAGCGATTAGTGATAGCAACGTTTATGTAGGAGGTACATTTTGGAATGCGGGAGGAAACCCAAATGCCGACAATATAGCAAGATGGGACGGCACGAGTTGGAATTCTCTTGGCACAGGTCTGAATAGTTTTGTTTTTGCTATTACACTTAGCGGGAATGATGTCTATGCGGGGGGAGAGTTCACTGATGCAGGCGGGAATCCTAATGCAGACGGTGTCGCGCGTTGGAACGGGAATAATTGGAATGCACTGGGTACGGGGGTCAATAGCGGTACGGTCTACACAATTACTGTCAACGGAAATAATGTCTATGTTGGAGGAAATTTTAGGCACGCCGGGGAGTTATTGGATGCGAATGGAATTGCGATGTGGGACGGTACAAGTTGGAAAGAGTTCGGAATAGGATGGACCTCTGGATTGGTTCGCGCCATTACATTCAATGGGAGCGATGTGTATGTCGGTGGTATCTTCGGGGATGTAGGCGAGATAATAGGCGAAAGTCATTTTGCAAAGTGGGACGGCAAAAATTGGAATGCTCTCGGTACAGGTACAGGCTTGAATGGTAGTATTTCTGACATTGCAGTTAGTGGGAGTAATATTTATGTAAGCGGCAGTTTCTTTAGAGCAGGAGGAAACCCGAATGCTGTAGGTATTGCACGATGGGATGGCACAAATTGGAATGCACTTGGCACGGGGCTGAATAACTCGGTTAACGCCATTGCGGTAAACGGCAGCGATGTCTATGTAGGAGGCTGGTTTACAGACGCGGGGGGGATTGTTGCGGCAGACTATATTGCGAGGTGGAACGGGACAAGTTGGAATGCCTTGGGTACGGGGCTGAATAATACCGTTTTTGCCATCGCGGTTAGTAGCAACGATGTCTATGTGGGTGGAAATTTCACTGACGCGGGTGGGAACGCTAATGCAGACCGTATCGCACGATGGGATGGCACGAATTGGAATGCGCTCGGTATAGGTTTGAATTGGTCGGTTTACGCGATTGCGGCAAGTGGTAGCAATGTGTATGTAGGAGGAGAGTTCACTAATGCCGGGGGAAACGCTAATGCAGATCGTATCGCACGATGGGACGGCGCAAGTTGGAATTCCCTCGGAACAGGGATAGGGGGGAATGGCTCGGTTAAAGCCATCGTAATTAGTGGTAGCAATGTGTATATAGGTGGGGGCTTCTCTGATGTAGGTGGGAACGCAAGTGCTGATTGTATTGCAAGGTGGGACGGTACGAGTTGGAATGCGCTTGGAACAGGTCTGAATGGTACAGTAGAAGAAATTGCAACCAGCGGCGGCGATATCTATGTAGGCGGCGGTTTCATGAACGCCGGGGGGGTTGCGGCAGCAGACTATTTTGCGCTGTGGAACGGGACAAGTTGGGATGCCTTGGGTACAGGGGTGAATTCGAATGTTTCTGCGATTGTGGTCAGCGGAAGTGATGTATTTGTGGGTGGTGGTTTCACGAGCGCTGGTGGGGTTTCAGCGTCGCGCTTTGCGCGGTGGAGACAGTCACCCCTTTCCGTCTCCGAAACAAAGCAAAAAGTATCAACCTATGCGTTAGAACAAAACTACCCCAATCCTTTTAACCCAACCACTCAAATTGCCTATCAATTGCTGCAAAGCGGAGTGGTTCAGTTAGACGTTTTTGATATGCTGGGGAGAAAAGTCGCTACTCTCCTTAATCAACGCCAAGAGGCAGGTCGATATGAAGTGCCATTTAATGCATCATCCCTTTCAAGCGGGGTGTATTTTTATCGGTTGCAATCGGGCAGTTTTGTAAAGACAATGAAGATGACTTTGGTGAAGTAA
- a CDS encoding esterase-like activity of phytase family protein: MRKMLLHVLVMVFLSGCGTMKTVDLELKQVFLIESTHPVEPSGLEMQDGKLWFVCDKDDSTLYSVTLPKLTDRTYGSEGTARILIEPLYPKEERKFHIYSNGALPEKCDFEGISKSTDGNFYLVSEAQSKIIKVNPKTGETFVLTPDLKPFVKDCGMLVNRNAGLEGIAVVSAKEFLLSAEREVNGIIYVKLDARDSIQKVVGYLIPETKAELKMPRTPDFSDIFIEPVQEKSNDSPAREDVERISQENRIFLLYRGAEGILEMDFKDGKFHEKGLWRFSNWVTHPDFSYQDTTYGLAEGLWMDESHIYVILDNNQDARRNAPQDRRPLLFIFKRPN; this comes from the coding sequence ATGAGGAAGATGCTTTTGCATGTCTTGGTTATGGTGTTCCTAAGCGGTTGTGGAACGATGAAAACAGTGGATTTGGAACTTAAGCAGGTATTTCTCATTGAATCCACACACCCGGTAGAACCTTCGGGACTTGAGATGCAAGACGGGAAACTTTGGTTTGTATGCGATAAAGATGACTCAACACTTTATTCCGTAACGCTTCCTAAACTGACTGATCGAACCTACGGCTCAGAGGGAACCGCTCGCATTCTAATTGAACCACTGTACCCAAAGGAAGAAAGAAAATTCCATATTTATTCCAATGGGGCATTGCCTGAGAAATGTGACTTTGAGGGAATCTCAAAATCTACGGATGGGAATTTTTATCTCGTTAGCGAAGCACAGTCCAAAATTATCAAAGTGAATCCCAAAACAGGAGAAACATTCGTATTGACGCCCGATTTAAAGCCTTTTGTCAAAGACTGCGGCATGCTTGTCAATCGCAATGCGGGTCTTGAAGGGATTGCGGTTGTAAGTGCAAAAGAATTTTTACTCTCAGCTGAACGGGAAGTGAATGGGATAATTTATGTCAAACTCGATGCGAGAGATTCAATTCAAAAAGTGGTGGGGTATTTAATTCCTGAAACAAAAGCGGAACTGAAGATGCCCAGAACGCCCGACTTCTCAGACATTTTTATTGAACCTGTTCAAGAAAAAAGTAACGATTCCCCGGCTCGTGAAGATGTCGAGAGGATATCACAAGAAAATCGAATTTTTCTTTTGTATCGCGGCGCAGAAGGCATACTTGAAATGGACTTCAAGGATGGAAAATTTCATGAAAAAGGATTGTGGCGTTTTTCGAATTGGGTCACCCATCCCGATTTTAGTTATCAAGATACCACTTACGGCTTAGCCGAAGGATTATGGATGGATGAATCACATATCTATGTCATTTTGGATAATAATCAGGACGCTCGAAGAAATGCCCCTCAAGACCGTCGTCCATTGCTGTTTATATTCAAGCGCCCGAATTGA